TTCAAATTTAAGCTAGCCTTGCTTCGAATTACTTAACAGTAATTTAACCACATCACTGAACAAGAATTCTTGTTGCTGCGCTATCGCTTGCAACACAGACAACTTTATCAAGTTGTCTGTGCCACCCGCCAAGCGATTTATTGCGTTGGCTCGAATGAATTGTTAGAACTTGAATTTAAATGAATCCATCGGAAATAATGCACGCAGAACCTTAATTGACGAATGATGGGCTTCTATTGCCTCAGTCAAGCTTACCTCTTCTTCTCCATATCTGACTCCTGCGGAACATTGGATTTTGTTGAGGAGACCCAGATCAATTTCCCCTAGTGACTTTTCGTTGTATAAACCAGCCAACCTCGACAACCTATGAGTGGTTGGAAAAATAATTTGGTGTTGCTGGAGTTTTGACTTGATTATTTTCTCAGTGAATTGCAAAGAAGACCATTTGGAAACGCCATAATGTGGGTGCTTGTCAACCAGGTTGTTAACTGCACTTTCAAGATCAATAAGGGCTTCCCTAATAAACGGTCCTTGCACAAATCTCAACAGAGTTTGCAATGCATTAAGCCCATGACGAAAGTGCTTAAAAATGTACTCCTGCTCTCGGACTGATAAAGACCGTGCAAGATCTTCTGAGAGATTCTTTATTGCAAGGAGAACGTTGTAAACAGGAATCGCACCGCTTCTGCCCATACGGGGTAAATCCCTGTATCGTTCAATGCAAGGATCGCAGACCAATTTTACAGAGCCAAAAATAGGAGGCAACTCGATCTCCCATGCCTCCCCTCGAATAAGAATGGCAATTGATCCTGGTCCCATGTGTATTTGAAGTCGTTTGCCATACCTTCTTTCATACCAGTTATGTATTTGGGAGTATAATACTTCAGGGCGAAAATCTTCTTTGTTAGGGATGCCAAGAGTAAGAGGCACAGGATCAGCAATCCCAAGCCTCTCTACCACCTTCCTAACCGCATGAAGTGGTCGAGCATGTATCTCGACACCTTCTTCTTGAAGGTCTTTATCAACTTCTTCCATCAA
The Deltaproteobacteria bacterium genome window above contains:
- a CDS encoding HEPN domain-containing protein, which codes for MKITKIEFNQLMEEVDKDLQEEGVEIHARPLHAVRKVVERLGIADPVPLTLGIPNKEDFRPEVLYSQIHNWYERRYGKRLQIHMGPGSIAILIRGEAWEIELPPIFGSVKLVCDPCIERYRDLPRMGRSGAIPVYNVLLAIKNLSEDLARSLSVREQEYIFKHFRHGLNALQTLLRFVQGPFIREALIDLESAVNNLVDKHPHYGVSKWSSLQFTEKIIKSKLQQHQIIFPTTHRLSRLAGLYNEKSLGEIDLGLLNKIQCSAGVRYGEEEVSLTEAIEAHHSSIKVLRALFPMDSFKFKF